In the Rhipicephalus sanguineus isolate Rsan-2018 unplaced genomic scaffold, BIME_Rsan_1.4 Seq1085, whole genome shotgun sequence genome, cgtacgagccgtgcaacattatcaacactggacgagacagcgctgttctttaaggctctgcctgagaagacgatcgtgtttaagggggacccgtgcgtcggcgggaaacggagtagagagcgggtgacggttcttctggctacgaacatgaccggcacagagtagctgccgctgctggtgatcggaaatgctgcgaagccaagatgttttaagaacattaagcagctgcctgtcgactaccgctttaatagaaaggcttggatgacggccgaaatatttcaagcctggctgcgtcagctagaccgccgctttgcggcacagtatgcgcggacagccaccttcaggaacttagcaaaattgtgatttccttgcacgttgcctccgcgaagcaaaccgcgatcaccgagttctttaagaaataaaagtctggtggtggcggaaacatttttctagtgttttgatcgtactcgcgataattcgaaccctcggttaattcggacattctctctggtcccgtgaagtccgaattaacggggttttactgtataagcAAATGCAGCAAAATACAAATATACATTTTATATATTGAATCGCCTGTGTATACAACTCTTCAGTGATCTCCTTGAGATTTTATATATCCGGATTCAACTGCATTTACACCCCAACCCCATCCTTATCTCTGCTTCCTTATCATTTCTGTGCCCGTGATTTGCTTTATAATTGAATTGGGCCTGTATCCACAAACCAAGCAGGACGAGAGCTTTTGCCCTGCTTACTTTCTTGTGCCCTTAGTGCATGTTTACTGCGCAGTAGTGATAAGGAGAGCAAACGATAAGTGTAAGGATCGTTAGTGGATACGGGTTTAGTCATTAGTAAGTCGTTAGGGTCGTTAGTGAATACGGGCATAAATGTACGTTGCACTGCTGTACATTGTATTCAGCAGCCACTTTTGCCCAAGGCCCAAAACAAGGTACTGCGGTACATAAGTAAGTGAAGAAGAAAtttaataaattaataaataaagccCAAGTATGAAATTTACAGGATTCACTGCTCATTGCTTGCTTGGGCCAAATGTGTGCCTATTCCCAACTGCCACGCACGTTGCGTTTTCCCACAGGTGAAAGTGAGGATGGCCTGTCCTGTGTTCGCTTTGGCATGGTCACGGATGACCTCGACATCGAGGAGCTCGTCGGTCTTGTCCTGGGAGCTGGCATAGAGCTGGAAGAATCCACAAAGGTACCTGCCGATGCTTCAGGCGGCCGTCTCGCAGAATTTGCTCACTGCTGTTAGAGCTATCGActtacagtcggatacaacttcagaagtctgGAGACGTCACGCCCGGGTGGCTCAAGTGCCAGCCGCCAATAATCTCTGCGACCGAATAGTCCTGCCCGCGCACTCGACAGTGTTCTCGGaaagtggccctgcaacacttttttagcatggtcagaaagtgCGCCCGAACGGTAGTCgcggctcctgagaacatgtgagccaaatattatagcgcaacACGCGACCTGAAATTTGCAGTCTGTTCTGAATGTCGGCTTGAAGTCACTCGCTCCTCTCTCGGCAAATGATGCCACAAACCAAAATGACCGCatcataaacacaaagtccatgACCATTGGCTGCATCATgaggctgcatagttaccgcagcCGCCGCGAGATGCGGCGACATactcgcaatcacactgaaagtaagccacctgttcaaaaaaaaaaaaaagtgctgaagGTCATGGTGAGCGCTGAtggacggacgtagcttcttgctccCTTCTAATACCCACACCCCCCACCTCACATAGCTTTCAGTGTGCTTGCTAGTATGAAAGGACAGAGAAGTGCTTAAAGGTTGTGACAAATCTCTgtactccgcttgtacttgagggattctaaaactttttgcaatagtcagttcatgaggcaataaacttctttaatgaagccattcaacgattacttggaaaagtattgcagggccccttgaaggAGGGGTCACTGGCCGTCTGTCTGATGATGCGTGTCTGGAGTGCACATTCATTGGTGCGGGCATGTGTGCATCCACCTTctaggaggaaatgccgcagaatTCTAACGTACATTCGACTGTAAGTCTTTAACCAATGAGAAAAGAGAATGTGTGGAAAAGTGCGTGCAGTTTTTAGGTGTGGAGGGCATGCCTTGGTGGCACCCCGCCCCCCAACCTGCAATTTGTGAAGAGGTGTTAATCATGACCGTTGTCCAGTACTGCTGCATTTACTCGCATGTTATAAGCAGCTGTCCTAATGTATTTGCTCACCTACTTCAAGTGCTTGTTAGCATTGGCTAACGTTGGCTTGCATTGGCTAAATGACAGTTGTTGTCAGCTAGTGCCTAGCGATGCTGGCTCATATACGCTAAAAAGCAGCAAATGACTGGCAATTTAGGAGACAGTGTTGCCTTACTATTGGCGAACGTTGCCCAGTGCTGCCACGCGTTTCATAAATGATAGCTGGAGTTGGCTGAATGACAGGAAGTGCAGGTTAATGCTGGATAATGTCGGCTACCAAGGTTATCTACTGCTATAGCAACAACACTGacaacacttacatcagagcgaCATTACCTTTGGTGGCCAGATTTGCAGTGACACTGTGCTTATCACGAGTAATTGCTCATAGCactcgttatactaaaaaaaccATGTCACATTTCAACCAATGAGTACTGTACATTGACAACAAGCTGAGTTGGTCCTGCCTGaattttccttttctctctctcctccgatAATGACAGGCGCTTGAGTCGATGTCTGAACTGGTGAAGCAAGGAATTCAGGAGGCCAGCAAGGGTCTCCAGCAGGAGAACGAGGAGAAGATCCTCCAAGAGGTGAGGAGTTCTGAATGCAGTGCTCAGTAAACGGTCTGTTCAGAGAGAAGGTTCTGCTTCTCCATGTCTCCAGGTCATTCATCATGTCACATAACCTTGAGCTCTTGGAGCGCAAGTGTGGCCGCGTGATCGTTTCGTAAATCGCGGCATGTTTGCATGGTTTGCGTTTCCGGGAGGCATCGACACGCAACAGCTGCGTGCTAACTTGTGCAGATTGGACCTCAGCTAAACAATGGCTGGTGCCAAGAGTTGAGCCATGCAGAAGCGTACTTGCAACTGCTATGGAAGCTGAAGCCAAACTAGTGATATTGTTCAGAGGCGTGGATTGCCTCTCTTCGATTAGTGATATGTATGCAATAGCAGTACCTAGTTCGTAAGCTTCCTCAGCGAGGAACTGTCTTGGTTATACGAACAAAATGTCTATCACTCTTCAGCTCTTTGATTTATTTTGACCACTTGCTCCTGAAGCATTGGCTAATAGACTGGATTTTGCCAAGGGTTACCTAAAGAGTcattctatttccttttttttcagggCCTTCTGAGGCATGTTCCCATTGTGGGCTCTCTCTTCAACTGGTGGTCACCGACCTCCAAGGAAGGTGGCATTCGTGGACGCAGCTTCAACATCACGTCCGGTAAGCAGATGTAATTCACTGTAAAACTAAAAACTTTCGAGCATTCAATATTTGTGGCTTAAGGAAGTGTTCTTTGTACTGTGAGCCGAGTTCAATACAATGGCCGAGCACATCTATGCCATGATGTGATGTGTCTGGCTTTTTTGTTCAatgtagccgtagattttccTACAAATTGATGTTACAGCATCACTGTTTTGGAAAATAGctcgatataaaaaaaaattcaatttacCAGCGTTCGATTAGTCGGATTTGACTGTACTGTATCAGTCGTTGGTCTAGCTAGCTTCATCTGTGTTTTTATATGGTGGTTCTGAACCACTCTATAACATGTGACAGTGATGTCATGATAACTGTTGAAATAGCCATCGTCGCATCGCTGTCACGCCAAACATCATAGTGGTGTTTGAAATAAGATGTGACAATGACTGGTGAAATAGCCATCGTCACATCACTGTCACTCCACACTATGTCTGAAACAAGATGTGACAATGACTGGTGAAATAGCCATCGTCACATCACTGTCAGTCCACACTATGTCTGGAATAAGATGTGACAATGACTGGTGAAATAGCCATCGCACATCACTGTCACACCAAACCAGTCATAGCGGTGTCTGAAATGACATGTGATGATGACTGGAAAATAGCCATCATCTCATCACTGTCACGCCAATCAGTCCTAGCGATGTCTAAAATAAGATGTGACAATGGCTGGTGAAATAGCCATCATCACATCACTGTCTCGCCAAACGAGTCATAGCGATGTCTGAAATAAGATGTGACAATGACTGATGGTAGTCATTGTCACATTGCTGTCTCACCGCGCCAGTCATAGTGACATCTAAAATAACATATGACGATGACTGGTGCACATTCGTGTACATTTGAGGTTTTCTTGCCTGAACCGCTGTTAATTATGATGACTGCATTTCACACATGAAGCATGTTTTCCCGTGTCCGTGATGATAAAAATAGCCGATGTACGTCATATTTGTTCATTTCGTCTCTGTAGCGAGCCGGGTATAGTAGTTTCATCGTCGATGCCCTTCGTTGTCGCGACACTTTGCCATTGCTGATTGGCTAATGtgtagcaaagcttcaatttgggttagttggtacggcataataatgtagatgcgctgagcgaaatgtgCAAatgagaaacgtaacaagggacaggactagtggtgtgcaaactttcaactgaaAGTTTGCACACCACTAGTCCTGTGAAagttgcgcaccactagtccactagtcaagttgaaagtttgcgcattactagtcctgtcccttgttacgtttctcgtttgtgcatttcgctcagcgcatctagATTAATATTGCTAATTTGTCTAATGTCACGATAAATGAAAATTGTGTGTCATATGCGACTGTCTGAGCTTAACCCTGCAGCCCGCCGGTGCATTCTTGCATTCGAGAGTGAATGTGGCAACAATAGCATGGCACATCAATCACCATTGTACAGTCAAACTTTGATAATGAATACTGATATAACGAATTACCCATTATGTCGAATTGCCGGTTATACGAAGTAGGCCGAGTATAGATTTGCCATTAATGCACTCTTCGACAACCATCTCAAACTTTGCTTCAGGATTAATGCAGTGGAGGGAATTTcattataacgaatttttggatataacgaagtcatTTTCGGTCAGATGAGATTTCATTAaaatgaggttctactgtacaccTTGCCAAAGGCCCTTCGGTcgccaatagacccttttcaatccacaagtgcacttgcctgcgctgcatattcgccgaACTAATGACGGCACCTGCATGCTTCAAGTGTAGACAAGGTCCTAGTAGCACGcgctggggcttgtctattaaTGCGTGTTCATATCaggagagccgagtctacatttcccACGTGATGGCGCGAGCAaactcagggtgtctaccgaccgggaaaaccgggaattctcagggattttgggtagtctggaaattctcagggaaaactcagggaaattgtgctcccatcagggaaaatccacagtaactttattgaaaggcaacgaaagtcgcggtagcactggatcgatattttgtgaacgcatttttcaaatcaaacggccgctgcggctgcggggaagtggcgcacctcgatgctgtcatcgccttcggagcggtggagtgggagagaatcaggctaatgcgcggcatgcgggaaccatgaaccacgacgcatcgtatcgcgcaatgttgtcagggtgttctgtgactacgcggtgtagttctgtattctttctcgcgcgtgctgtgcgttagcgcccgatatggtgtttttgttatcgccgcgtgtcaagtaacaagcatgattagttgtagaagcggtagcagtagatgtaacgagcttgagttatcttggcaagcgatcgcgatcgttcaggaagcggatgtctttgacaaggctggtatctggcaagccatcccgatcggcgagaaaaaagacgacgtttgttggctgttatcggagagctcactcgctcggatcccgagcttcaaataTGCTATTTAgaactccgtgaagaatagaataaatttccaggcaagagctagcgtaacttactgcaagtgaaagcttttttttttctttttttcccgacgagggcacatgctgaaacaagttttaggcagtcaaCCGAtattttgggggctgcagctcgcaattaccagccacacgtggatgtttgctacaaagccgaattacaaaacttttcagagccaaggcatagcggcgaccgaaattcgcgacaccagcacgggtcccactggctcgattcggcgcgcgatgtcggaaaacagtaacgtttccaccataatcggatgtgccgtaattcaggctgttaccGTGCTTTCATGAGTTCTTAGCCcgagctatattgcttttttttttttttttgcgaaagcaaTTGTacagacactccgacgcgaattttatgccttcgccatgatcttccttatcaagtccaaatcgcaaTTACATCACCGCGCGTCGAtatgctccatgcgcgagtgaaagcgcgcgagcgctgccgacgaacgggcacatggagataggagccagcgagttggggggggggggctgcgtaagTCCGACAGGAAgcgcgtactttgtaccagcgggcgtggcgCGTGTGcccggtatctttagtggggatcagcagacgtctcatacctttgcaggtgttgtgctctaattgaaaacttccgttgaagccatagcagtggcggattcAAGGGGGGGGGTGCGTAGCGGcgatcgctccccccccccccttaaagcCAGTCCCCgctccctcccttcagtgcctgtcgtccacctcctttgtcaggctgcctgttgagtttgccccctttttcaggttgctttgcctgccactgcccaaaaggggtaaagagaatcttgtccctgctctctacctctctcatcgctctacctttcCTGCTTCTTTATGccatttacaacgaaggcttcttacgcACCGCCATTtccccctctgggctgttgtaaatatgcgtgacccaccaaaatgcactgctgagcgggggcttcagcctttgtaccccccaccccattaggtacctgaatccgcccctgagccatagatagggcacttctctcagtgcagcggctgcgtttctgaaggagcgagctgccagcctatattcatataaaattcctctttgttgctatcggattgaTTGTTTTGCTCTcgcgtgaaactgtgactcttttttctaacgtgggatggtttttcGATGtttttgcgttcgtggagagcaaatggttcggctgggcaacatggtagcaaaggcattgcattgctctgggcaacgcgcgaggatttgacaacccg is a window encoding:
- the LOC119376069 gene encoding pyridoxal-dependent decarboxylase domain-containing protein 1 isoform X2 — translated: MVTDDLDIEELVGLVLGAGIELEESTKALESMSELVKQGIQEASKGLQQENEEKILQEGLLRHVPIVGSLFNWWSPTSKEGGIRGRSFNITSERKRMKFLLVFFSFSHPSRAGSLHTSP
- the LOC119376069 gene encoding pyridoxal-dependent decarboxylase domain-containing protein 1 isoform X1; this encodes MVTDDLDIEELVGLVLGAGIELEESTKALESMSELVKQGIQEASKGLQQENEEKILQEGLLRHVPIVGSLFNWWSPTSKEGGIRGRSFNITSGLVESTENIYKYHMQIQQGDGTPALANKPPPQAQVVVPAANALETKAQH